One genomic segment of Gopherus flavomarginatus isolate rGopFla2 chromosome 11, rGopFla2.mat.asm, whole genome shotgun sequence includes these proteins:
- the LOC127031557 gene encoding mast cell protease 1A-like isoform X2, with translation MLILILLPEAFLLAPGAGAGEIIGGQEAQPHSRPYMAYVNILRGDNSFRCGGFLVSENFALTAAHCKGDKITVCLGAHNIKQQEQSQQKISVRRQIPHRKYNRETFNNDIMLLQLEHKAELNEQVGLIPLPLAHQRVQPGTVCSVAGWGRTDALSKVLPDTLQEVDLKVLDDEACLKYPGGMYRNFNTRTMMCVGDPKEHKASFQGDSGGPLVCGKTAQGIVSWGPDNGSPPRVYARLATFIPWIQRMMKKLQA, from the exons ATGCTGATCCTAATCTTGCTGCCCGAGGCCTTTCTcttggcccccggagctggggctg GTGAGATCATTGGTGGACAGGaagcccagccccactccagacccTACATGGCCTATGTGAATATACTACGTGGAGACAACAGTTTTCGCTGTGGAGGGTTCCTGGTGTCAGAGAACTTCGCCCTGACGGCCGCCCACTGCAAGGGAGA CAAGATCACTGTGTGCCTGGGAGCCCATAACATTAAACAACAGGAACAGAGTCAACAGAAAATCTCCGTGCGCCGCCAGATCCCACACCGTAAATACAACAGAGAGACCTTTAACAATGACATCATGCTGCTGCAG CTGGAGCACAAGGCAGAGCTCAATGAACAGGTGGGACTCATCCCTCTCCCCCTGGCTCATCAGCGAGTGCAACCAGGGACCGTGTGCAGCGTCGCCGGCTGGGGCCGCACAGACGCACTCAGTAAGGTGCTCCCCGATACGCTCCAGGAGGTGGATTTGAAGGTGCTGGACGATGAGGCCTGTCTGAAGTATCCTGGTGGGATGTATCGTAACTTTAACACCCGCACGATGATGTGTGTGGGGGACCCAAAGGAGCACAAAGCCTCTTTCCAG GGAGACTCTGGGGGTCCCCTGGTGTGTGGGAAAACAGCCCAGGGCATCGTCTCCTGGGGGCCTGACAATGGGAGCCCCCCAAGGGTCTATGCAAGACTCGCCACCTTCATCCCCTGGATACAGAGGATGATGAAGAAGCTGCAGGCCTGA
- the LOC127031557 gene encoding mast cell protease 1A-like isoform X3, with protein sequence MLLLLLFHIVFPLPPGAQTGEIIGGQEAQPHSRPYMAYVNILRGDNSFRCGGFLVSENFALTAAHCKGDKITVCLGAHNIKQQEQSQQKISVRRQIPHRKYNRETFNNDIMLLQLEHKAELNEQVGLIPLPLAHQRVQPGTVCSVAGWGRTDALSKVLPDTLQEVDLKVLDDEACLKYPGGMYRNFNTRTMMCVGDPKEHKASFQGDSGGPLVCGKTAQGIVSWGPDNGSPPRVYARLATFIPWIQRMMKKLQA encoded by the exons GTGAGATCATTGGTGGACAGGaagcccagccccactccagacccTACATGGCCTATGTGAATATACTACGTGGAGACAACAGTTTTCGCTGTGGAGGGTTCCTGGTGTCAGAGAACTTCGCCCTGACGGCCGCCCACTGCAAGGGAGA CAAGATCACTGTGTGCCTGGGAGCCCATAACATTAAACAACAGGAACAGAGTCAACAGAAAATCTCCGTGCGCCGCCAGATCCCACACCGTAAATACAACAGAGAGACCTTTAACAATGACATCATGCTGCTGCAG CTGGAGCACAAGGCAGAGCTCAATGAACAGGTGGGACTCATCCCTCTCCCCCTGGCTCATCAGCGAGTGCAACCAGGGACCGTGTGCAGCGTCGCCGGCTGGGGCCGCACAGACGCACTCAGTAAGGTGCTCCCCGATACGCTCCAGGAGGTGGATTTGAAGGTGCTGGACGATGAGGCCTGTCTGAAGTATCCTGGTGGGATGTATCGTAACTTTAACACCCGCACGATGATGTGTGTGGGGGACCCAAAGGAGCACAAAGCCTCTTTCCAG GGAGACTCTGGGGGTCCCCTGGTGTGTGGGAAAACAGCCCAGGGCATCGTCTCCTGGGGGCCTGACAATGGGAGCCCCCCAAGGGTCTATGCAAGACTCGCCACCTTCATCCCCTGGATACAGAGGATGATGAAGAAGCTGCAGGCCTGA